One region of Paraburkholderia phymatum STM815 genomic DNA includes:
- the tssG gene encoding type VI secretion system baseplate subunit TssG: protein MQRAPFKALIQDIALSQSLLDHLQAEPWRHGFFALMRRIGANPAIDPIGTARLPQAEPFRLGQQASLIFAPREIASVSVDHERLRVLLFGLGMLGPNGPLPIHITEIARERKEHRRDPTLSNFLDIFHHRYLTMLYRVWASAQSAASLDRPGNERFTFYIASLTGHEVKEIEQGPLPAHARLSAAPHLIRESRNPDGLAATLSHYFGVPVKIDEFVFHWLERKPGKRSRLGVPGAATTMAVDGFLGDRIPDRQYRFRIVIGPVDMEDYQRFTPQGSDLLRLVEWVRAFVGQEIHWELELKIRPHSAPPAVVGGPQQLGWSGWLGQSPSPEPVTGMIFEPERYVPQLKQDAETRAARVKQIEP, encoded by the coding sequence ATGCAACGTGCTCCGTTCAAGGCGCTGATCCAGGATATCGCGCTGTCGCAATCGCTGCTCGACCACCTGCAGGCCGAGCCGTGGCGCCATGGCTTTTTTGCGTTGATGCGCCGTATCGGCGCCAACCCGGCGATTGACCCGATCGGTACGGCCAGGCTCCCGCAGGCTGAGCCCTTCAGGCTCGGCCAGCAGGCGAGCCTCATCTTTGCGCCGCGCGAGATCGCAAGTGTCAGCGTGGATCACGAGCGTCTGAGAGTCCTGCTCTTTGGACTGGGCATGCTTGGTCCCAATGGCCCACTGCCGATCCACATCACCGAGATTGCACGCGAACGCAAGGAGCATCGACGCGATCCGACGCTCAGCAATTTCCTCGACATCTTCCATCATCGATATCTCACGATGCTCTACCGCGTGTGGGCGTCGGCGCAATCCGCAGCGAGTCTGGATCGGCCCGGGAACGAGCGGTTCACGTTCTACATTGCCAGCCTGACAGGGCACGAGGTCAAGGAGATTGAGCAGGGACCGTTGCCGGCCCACGCGAGGCTCTCCGCCGCGCCACACCTGATCCGCGAATCACGCAACCCGGACGGGCTGGCTGCCACGCTCTCCCACTATTTCGGGGTACCGGTCAAGATCGATGAGTTCGTCTTTCACTGGCTTGAACGCAAGCCCGGCAAACGCAGCAGGCTGGGGGTACCCGGAGCCGCCACGACGATGGCCGTCGATGGCTTTCTGGGAGACAGGATACCGGATCGTCAGTACCGGTTCCGCATCGTCATTGGCCCCGTTGACATGGAAGACTATCAGCGGTTCACGCCGCAGGGCTCCGATCTGCTGCGCCTGGTTGAATGGGTACGCGCGTTTGTTGGTCAGGAAATCCACTGGGAACTGGAACTGAAGATTCGCCCGCACAGCGCACCACCGGCTGTCGTGGGCGGTCCCCAGCAGCTGGGCTGGTCCGGGTGGCTCGGACAGTCTCCGTCACCTGAACCTGTCACCGGGATGATTTTTGAGCCCGAGCGCTACGTTCCCCAGCTCAAACAGGATGCCGAAACCCGCGCGGCCAGAGTGAAGCAGATCGAACCATGA
- a CDS encoding type VI secretion system protein TssA: MSNNRKKSQDKPENRGTTHDWMALISTESPCGSDLEYDPEFVVLSASVAAKATAQYGDFVGTPEPVNWSDVDRDCRRLMVRSKDVRLAVLFIRCRTRLAAATGFAEGLGLLAGWLMTFPDLVHPQLGVDEDRSAALEIRMNALQSLTDTDGLISDLREIALTRSTATRLQLRDVERAFAHPRPSDALTPDSVTRQLEELRMQRPSVLSGFDDALESLTAIEGWCREHLSVYAPDLTALKRLLRHVAIPPGSRQTDDVPEEASDAQPDSEESAALAELPTAPDESEASTLSEPSTPRTTGKAYDRHAALNLIREARQWFEQHEPSSPIPVLLKRAEQFVGKRYVDVVKAIPAELLAQWEQEE, from the coding sequence ATGAGCAATAACCGAAAGAAAAGTCAGGACAAGCCTGAGAACCGCGGCACGACACACGACTGGATGGCGCTGATTTCGACCGAATCGCCTTGTGGTAGCGATCTCGAATACGACCCGGAATTCGTCGTGCTGAGTGCAAGCGTTGCCGCAAAAGCGACGGCTCAGTATGGCGATTTCGTCGGCACGCCGGAGCCGGTGAACTGGAGCGACGTGGACCGCGACTGCCGGCGCCTGATGGTGCGCAGCAAGGACGTGCGCCTGGCGGTGCTTTTTATCCGGTGTCGCACGCGGCTCGCGGCCGCCACCGGCTTCGCGGAGGGTCTTGGCCTGCTGGCCGGCTGGTTGATGACCTTCCCTGATCTGGTTCACCCCCAACTGGGCGTGGACGAAGATCGCTCGGCCGCGCTCGAGATACGCATGAACGCGCTGCAGTCGCTGACGGACACCGATGGGCTGATCTCCGATTTGAGGGAAATCGCGCTGACCCGGTCGACGGCAACGCGTCTACAACTGCGGGATGTCGAGCGGGCGTTCGCGCACCCGCGGCCGAGTGACGCGCTGACGCCGGATTCCGTAACCCGGCAGCTCGAAGAACTGCGCATGCAGCGTCCTTCGGTTCTCTCCGGATTTGATGATGCGCTTGAAAGTCTGACTGCAATCGAAGGCTGGTGTCGCGAGCACCTGAGCGTGTACGCGCCGGACCTCACCGCGCTCAAGCGACTCCTTCGTCACGTGGCCATTCCACCAGGCAGCCGCCAGACGGACGACGTCCCCGAGGAGGCGAGTGACGCCCAACCAGATAGCGAGGAGAGCGCAGCATTGGCCGAGTTACCGACCGCCCCTGATGAAAGCGAGGCAAGCACGTTGTCCGAACCTTCGACACCCCGTACGACCGGCAAGGCGTATGATCGCCACGCTGCGCTCAACCTGATCCGTGAAGCCCGTCAGTGGTTCGAGCAGCATGAGCCAAGCAGCCCGATTCCGGTATTGCTCAAGCGCGCTGAGCAGTTTGTTGGCAAGCGATACGTCGACGTGGTCAAGGCAATTCCCGCCGAGCTCCTGGCCCAATGGGAGCAGGAGGAATAA